A region from the Plutella xylostella chromosome 6, ilPluXylo3.1, whole genome shotgun sequence genome encodes:
- the LOC105388718 gene encoding pupal cuticle protein C1B, protein MQRFVVFTALLAVAAAAPGVLLAHAPVVHTVHAAPVVHAAPVVHAVPVVGTKTTISKSSQVVNHGSPVVHAVHAAPVVHAVHAAPVVHAVHAAPVVHAVHTAPVVVKTAPVAVTHSSSVVHHGSVLKTVPLVAVHH, encoded by the exons ATGCAGAGATTC GTCGTATTCACCGCCCTCCTGGCCGTGGCCGCCGCTGCCCCCGGCGTGCTCCTGGCCCACGCTCCCGTGGTCCACACCGTGCACGCCGCCCCCGTGGTCCACGCCGCGCCGGTGGTCCACGCCGTGCCCGTCGTCGGCACCAAGACCACCATCTCTAAGAGCAGCCAGGTGGTGAACCACGGCAGCCCGGTGGTCCACGCCGTGCACGCCGCTCCTGTGGTCCACGCCGTGCATGCCGCTCCCGTGGTCCATGCTGTGCACGCCGCTCCTGTGGTCCACGCCGTGCACACCGCCCCTGTGGTCGTGAAGACCGCCCCCGTGGCCGTCACTCACTCCAGCTCCGTTGTCCACCACGGGTCCGTCCTGAAGACCGTCCCTCTGGTCGCTGTCCACCACTAA